One genomic region from Melioribacteraceae bacterium encodes:
- a CDS encoding nitrite reductase (NAD(P)H) small subunit: MNLTEEFSKVCKLNELKEGTGKRFFIDDVEIALFLIDNNVYALSNICPHQKTHLMHEGYIDEGNVVCPVHGWKFDLKTGNLAPGRKGLDSFETVIRNDDVYVKIVKKDLKW; this comes from the coding sequence ATGAATTTAACCGAAGAGTTTTCAAAAGTATGTAAATTGAATGAGCTGAAAGAAGGAACCGGTAAAAGGTTTTTTATTGATGATGTGGAAATAGCACTCTTTCTGATTGATAATAATGTCTATGCGTTAAGCAACATCTGCCCGCATCAAAAAACACACCTGATGCATGAAGGATATATTGACGAGGGAAATGTGGTATGCCCGGTGCACGGCTGGAAGTTCGATCTTAAAACAGGTAATCTCGCACCGGGAAGAAAAGGCCTCGATTCTTTTGAAACCGTTATCCGGAATGACGACGTCTACGTTAAAATTGTAAAAAAAGATTTAAAGTGGTAA
- a CDS encoding MBL fold metallo-hydrolase yields the protein MKIGKYNLKSIDTITFGLDGGAMFGIIPKPLWQKYNPSDEQNRVTLGARSLLLESGNRKILIDTGIGENWDDKFKSIYRFSNEGNTLLRALKVHRIEPGMITDVILTHLHFDHTGGSTSLIDGKWEPAFPNAKYYVQKKHYEWAINPSDRDRASFVESRFVPLYNHGVLNLVEPDFRLDDEIEFMIINGHTMSQQMVKISDSSSTLLYCGDLLPFSSHVPLPYIMGYDLQPLITLQEKKNLYPKAIEENWLIFFEHDPEVVAATVTKNDKGFFLNEVLTELG from the coding sequence ATGAAAATCGGCAAATACAATCTTAAGTCAATAGATACAATTACTTTCGGGCTTGATGGCGGGGCAATGTTCGGAATAATCCCGAAACCTCTCTGGCAGAAATATAATCCTTCGGATGAACAGAACCGCGTTACTCTAGGTGCCCGTTCACTACTGCTGGAAAGCGGTAACCGGAAAATTCTGATTGATACTGGTATCGGGGAAAACTGGGATGATAAGTTTAAGTCCATATACAGATTTTCCAACGAGGGGAATACTTTACTGCGTGCACTAAAAGTTCATAGAATTGAACCGGGGATGATAACCGATGTTATCCTCACTCATCTCCATTTTGATCATACCGGCGGTTCTACTTCGTTGATCGATGGGAAATGGGAACCGGCCTTTCCGAATGCGAAATATTATGTGCAGAAAAAACATTATGAGTGGGCAATTAATCCATCGGATAGGGACCGCGCAAGTTTTGTTGAAAGCCGTTTTGTCCCCCTTTACAATCACGGTGTGTTAAACCTTGTGGAACCCGATTTCCGGCTGGATGACGAAATTGAATTCATGATTATTAACGGACATACTATGAGTCAGCAGATGGTTAAGATTTCGGATTCCTCCTCTACACTTTTATACTGCGGAGATCTGCTCCCTTTTTCTTCTCATGTTCCTTTACCCTATATCATGGGGTACGATCTTCAGCCGCTTATTACACTCCAGGAAAAGAAAAACCTCTACCCGAAAGCAATTGAGGAAAACTGGCTCATATTTTTCGAGCATGACCCTGAAGTTGTGGCCGCTACCGTTACAAAAAATGATAAAGGGTTCTTTCTGAATGAAGTATTGACGGAGTTAGGATAA
- a CDS encoding endonuclease/exonuclease/phosphatase family protein, producing the protein MRRGNLLIYVVLSIILIITPYGCVQQQTIATDYETELKVMSFNIRYGTANDGENRWDLRKEFLYEVIRENNPDILGLQEALEFQLQEIIENIPGYGFIGSGRDDGKSKGEFTAILFAKDRFIIDTSETFWFSDQPQDPGSITWGGSLPRICTWGLLFDKFANKSLYVYNIHWDHQSQISREKSSDALLRKIGLNDNNLPLVLTGDFNCGESNPGIKKLLEAGLTDTYRSLNTPAPDEGTFNGFKGDKTGEKIDFIFIRGNLGIVHSAIDHSNRSGKYPSDHFPVTATLKYK; encoded by the coding sequence ATGAGAAGAGGAAATTTATTAATCTATGTTGTTTTAAGTATAATTCTGATTATCACTCCGTACGGCTGTGTTCAGCAGCAAACTATTGCAACTGATTATGAAACAGAGCTTAAGGTAATGTCGTTCAATATCCGGTACGGTACGGCTAATGATGGTGAGAACAGATGGGACTTAAGGAAAGAGTTTCTCTATGAAGTAATTCGCGAAAATAATCCGGATATACTTGGGCTTCAGGAAGCTCTAGAATTTCAGTTGCAGGAAATAATTGAGAACATCCCCGGATACGGCTTCATCGGTTCCGGGAGAGATGACGGAAAGAGCAAAGGTGAATTTACAGCAATATTATTTGCAAAAGACAGGTTTATAATTGATACATCGGAAACATTCTGGTTTTCGGATCAGCCCCAGGATCCCGGTTCAATTACATGGGGCGGGTCGCTTCCGCGGATCTGTACATGGGGATTATTATTCGACAAATTTGCCAACAAATCCCTGTATGTTTACAATATTCACTGGGATCACCAATCGCAGATTTCAAGGGAAAAAAGTTCAGATGCATTATTGAGAAAGATCGGTCTGAACGACAATAATCTTCCACTGGTTCTGACAGGTGATTTTAATTGCGGCGAATCGAATCCGGGGATCAAGAAACTATTAGAAGCCGGACTGACAGATACATACAGGTCATTAAATACGCCCGCACCTGACGAAGGTACGTTCAACGGATTCAAAGGAGACAAGACAGGTGAGAAAATAGATTTTATTTTTATCCGGGGGAATCTCGGGATTGTTCATTCCGCTATTGACCACTCAAACAGAAGCGGAAAATATCCATCCGATCATTTTCCGGTTACAGCAACATTAAAGTATAAATAA
- a CDS encoding 4Fe-4S dicluster domain-containing protein, giving the protein MAIMITDECINCGACEPECPNTAIYEGGAQWELAGTHYGEGDAAPSGAEGFFSKDFFFIVPDKCTECVGFHDEPQCAAVCPVDCCVPDPKHVEDKDTLLKRKEYLDGIGR; this is encoded by the coding sequence ATGGCTATTATGATAACCGACGAATGTATTAATTGCGGAGCTTGCGAACCTGAATGCCCAAATACCGCTATATATGAAGGAGGCGCACAATGGGAATTGGCCGGTACTCATTATGGAGAGGGCGATGCAGCCCCGTCAGGCGCCGAAGGTTTTTTCTCAAAAGATTTCTTTTTTATTGTACCAGATAAATGTACCGAATGTGTCGGATTCCATGATGAACCTCAGTGTGCCGCTGTCTGTCCTGTTGATTGCTGCGTTCCGGATCCAAAACATGTTGAAGATAAAGATACATTACTGAAGAGAAAAGAATATCTGGATGGCATCGGAAGATAA
- a CDS encoding DUF309 domain-containing protein: MKDISKGISYFNNADFFTAHDLFEELWVESSREDRRFFQGLVQVSVGCYHLASGNYRGALNQLTKGIQKLNEYLPSYYNIDLTDLSYKIDLLILELNKYFSDNNYIIDIGRIPIIKVN, from the coding sequence TTGAAAGATATTTCTAAAGGAATTAGTTACTTTAACAATGCCGATTTCTTTACGGCCCACGATTTATTCGAAGAATTGTGGGTTGAAAGTAGTCGAGAGGACAGAAGGTTTTTTCAGGGATTGGTTCAAGTTTCGGTCGGATGTTATCATTTGGCTTCCGGAAATTACCGCGGTGCTTTGAATCAGTTAACTAAAGGAATCCAAAAGCTGAATGAATACCTTCCTTCTTATTACAATATTGATTTAACTGATTTATCATATAAAATTGATCTCTTAATTCTGGAATTGAATAAGTACTTCTCGGATAATAACTACATCATTGATATTGGAAGAATTCCTATAATAAAAGTTAACTAA
- a CDS encoding TPM domain-containing protein: MRKIFWIFLLPLIVNAQVQFPELKNYANDFTSTLINSELYTLNSSLKKFDDSTSNQVVFLMINSLDGYSLEMFTYEVATKNKIGSAKNNNGVLFFVAKEDRKMRIEVGYGLEGALPDALASSILRNEVRPYFKQGDYYEGIFAGLNSIMKATVGEYKGETKDDEDGIGFPIVYIIMAILYIIFSIIGKGKGGGKGGGSNILPWLIISSLGSGRSRGGWGGSGGGFGGGFGGFSGGGGSFGGGGASGSW; encoded by the coding sequence ATGAGAAAAATATTCTGGATTTTTCTGCTTCCTCTTATTGTTAATGCTCAGGTTCAATTTCCTGAATTGAAAAATTATGCAAACGATTTTACTTCTACGTTAATTAACTCTGAACTCTACACTCTTAATTCTTCTCTGAAAAAATTCGACGATTCCACTTCCAATCAGGTCGTATTTCTTATGATCAATTCTCTGGATGGTTATTCCCTCGAAATGTTTACATATGAGGTAGCAACAAAAAACAAAATCGGAAGCGCAAAAAACAATAACGGTGTACTTTTCTTTGTTGCTAAAGAGGACAGGAAAATGAGAATTGAAGTTGGATATGGTCTGGAGGGTGCTTTACCTGATGCTCTTGCCAGTTCAATACTAAGAAATGAAGTCAGACCTTATTTCAAGCAGGGAGATTATTATGAAGGAATTTTTGCCGGACTGAATTCAATTATGAAGGCTACCGTTGGTGAATATAAGGGAGAGACTAAAGATGACGAAGATGGGATCGGTTTTCCCATTGTTTACATAATTATGGCAATACTGTATATAATCTTTTCGATTATAGGCAAAGGAAAAGGGGGAGGAAAAGGAGGGGGCAGCAATATTCTACCCTGGCTGATAATCTCTTCACTCGGAAGCGGTAGAAGCCGTGGCGGCTGGGGCGGTAGCGGGGGTGGTTTTGGAGGCGGTTTTGGGGGTTTTTCGGGGGGAGGCGGCTCTTTTGGGGGAGGCGGAGCAAGCGGAAGCTGGTAA
- a CDS encoding LemA family protein encodes MKKGWIIALVVIAVIVVLGFAIVGWGVGVYNKLVGLNEGVSQAWSQVENQYQRRYDLIPNLVETVKGVAEFEKGTFTAVTEARAKVGQVRLSADQLGDPQAFQQFQQAQDGLSSALSRLLVVSENYPQLKANENFLQLQAQLEGTENRISVERMKFNQVVQDYNTQIKRFPAAIIAGITGFSEKQYFKAAEGAQQTPKVQF; translated from the coding sequence ATGAAAAAAGGATGGATTATTGCTCTCGTTGTAATAGCTGTAATCGTTGTTCTCGGTTTTGCTATAGTAGGTTGGGGTGTGGGTGTATATAATAAACTGGTCGGTTTGAATGAAGGTGTAAGCCAGGCCTGGAGCCAGGTTGAAAATCAATACCAGAGAAGATACGACCTTATCCCCAATTTAGTTGAAACGGTCAAAGGCGTGGCTGAGTTCGAGAAGGGTACCTTTACGGCTGTTACGGAAGCCCGCGCTAAAGTTGGGCAGGTTCGTCTTTCTGCAGATCAACTTGGCGATCCTCAGGCGTTCCAGCAGTTCCAGCAGGCACAGGATGGATTAAGCAGCGCCCTCTCGAGACTACTTGTGGTTTCGGAAAATTATCCGCAGCTAAAAGCAAACGAGAATTTCCTACAGCTTCAGGCTCAATTGGAAGGGACCGAGAACAGGATTTCAGTTGAAAGGATGAAATTCAACCAGGTAGTTCAGGATTATAATACTCAGATAAAACGCTTCCCGGCAGCTATTATTGCAGGAATTACCGGCTTCTCTGAAAAACAGTATTTTAAAGCTGCTGAAGGTGCTCAACAGACACCCAAAGTACAATTTTAA
- a CDS encoding PFL family protein, translating into MPYEFEEILETIRMTEIEHFDIRTVTLGISLRDCYDRNIEVTKQKIYDKILRYGKNHVKNAKEVESQFGISIANKRVSVTPISIAFDACNAEEFLEIARTLDKAAEEIGIDYIAGYSALVQKGMTNGERELIRSIPMALSQTKRVCSSVNVASTKAGINMDAIRMMSDVIKTTAEYTKERDSIGCAKLVVFANAVEDNPFVAGAFHGVTEPEVVLNVGISGPGVVLEAIKEAGNVDLQQLAEVIKKTIFKITRAGELIGRKVAEKNGVPFGIVDISLAPTPAEGDSIADILKTMGVEDVGAPGTTAALAMLNDAVKKAGLMASSSVGGMSGAFIPVSEDQGMIRAAQVGNLSLEKLEAMTAVCSVGLDMIAIPGDTPSTTIAGIIADESAIGVINDKTTAVRIIPAYGKNVGDFVDYGGLLGKAPVMEVRKLSCENFVGRGGRIPAPMRSLTN; encoded by the coding sequence ATGCCCTACGAGTTTGAAGAGATTCTTGAAACAATCCGGATGACAGAAATTGAACACTTTGATATACGTACTGTTACTCTCGGAATCAGTTTGCGCGATTGCTACGACCGCAACATTGAAGTAACCAAACAGAAAATATATGATAAGATTTTACGCTACGGGAAAAATCATGTAAAGAATGCCAAAGAGGTCGAATCGCAATTCGGTATTTCAATCGCTAATAAGCGCGTATCCGTAACCCCTATTTCAATCGCATTCGACGCATGCAATGCCGAAGAATTTCTGGAAATAGCACGTACTTTGGATAAAGCAGCAGAGGAGATCGGAATCGATTATATCGCCGGGTATTCCGCGCTTGTACAGAAAGGTATGACGAATGGCGAGCGCGAACTGATCAGATCGATACCTATGGCACTTTCGCAGACTAAAAGAGTCTGTTCAAGTGTTAATGTAGCCTCTACCAAAGCGGGTATTAACATGGATGCTATCCGTATGATGTCTGATGTTATTAAAACTACAGCTGAATACACAAAGGAAAGGGATTCCATCGGATGCGCTAAGCTAGTAGTTTTTGCCAATGCCGTTGAGGATAATCCGTTCGTTGCAGGGGCTTTCCACGGTGTAACTGAACCGGAAGTTGTTCTGAATGTTGGTATCAGCGGCCCGGGTGTTGTGCTCGAAGCAATTAAAGAAGCCGGCAATGTAGACCTTCAGCAGCTTGCAGAGGTGATTAAAAAAACAATTTTTAAGATTACAAGAGCGGGTGAATTAATTGGTCGCAAAGTTGCAGAAAAAAACGGCGTCCCGTTCGGTATAGTTGATATTTCACTCGCACCTACTCCTGCCGAAGGAGATAGCATTGCTGATATTCTAAAAACCATGGGCGTTGAAGATGTCGGTGCGCCGGGAACTACTGCTGCTCTCGCGATGCTTAATGATGCCGTTAAGAAAGCCGGCCTCATGGCTAGTTCTTCTGTTGGTGGTATGAGCGGGGCTTTCATTCCGGTTAGCGAGGACCAGGGAATGATTAGAGCCGCTCAGGTCGGTAACCTCTCTCTCGAAAAACTCGAGGCCATGACTGCGGTCTGCTCTGTTGGACTCGATATGATTGCCATACCCGGAGATACTCCGTCAACAACAATTGCCGGAATTATTGCTGATGAATCTGCCATCGGTGTTATCAATGATAAAACTACTGCAGTCAGAATTATCCCGGCTTACGGTAAAAATGTCGGTGATTTTGTCGACTATGGTGGTCTGCTCGGTAAAGCACCCGTAATGGAAGTTAGAAAATTAAGTTGTGAGAATTTTGTAGGAAGAGGAGGCAGAATTCCTGCTCCGATGAGAAGTTTAACAAATTAA
- a CDS encoding ACT domain-containing protein: MKFTEDEIRKITFDAIRELGPTATPDVIKEAVRQKIESAGGSDFKFSKGDVSSGRVILTSFGLNKPGIVAGVTKALGDAQCDILDLSQKLMGDFFTMIMIIDITGSQKDLKQIQEEMSGIGDQLKIKIYLQHEDVFRYMHRI, from the coding sequence GTGAAATTTACAGAAGATGAAATCAGAAAAATTACATTTGATGCAATTCGTGAACTGGGACCAACTGCTACTCCGGATGTCATTAAAGAAGCTGTTCGGCAAAAAATTGAAAGTGCCGGAGGTTCCGACTTTAAATTTTCTAAAGGCGATGTCTCTTCGGGAAGAGTAATCCTCACTTCCTTCGGATTGAATAAGCCGGGTATTGTAGCTGGTGTTACAAAAGCTCTCGGCGATGCTCAGTGCGATATTCTGGACCTCTCCCAGAAATTGATGGGCGATTTTTTTACGATGATTATGATAATAGATATTACCGGCTCTCAGAAGGATCTTAAACAGATTCAGGAAGAGATGTCAGGAATTGGCGATCAATTAAAGATCAAAATCTATTTACAGCATGAGGATGTTTTCCGTTATATGCATAGAATTTAA